One Streptosporangiales bacterium genomic region harbors:
- a CDS encoding ABC transporter permease subunit produces the protein MVRVPGDEDVVRRGRLWRPLFIVPALAVYALFVLWPLTQTVRYSLYDWDGITVATPVGARNYVEALSDPAIRDALVHSLVFVVFYAMLPAAVGLVIAGVFARIRVRGMTFFRAVLFVPQVLATVVVAVSWRWIYAEDGPLNQVLGLVGLDRLARAWLGGFTTALPAVGLIGTWIMSGLCMVLFVAGVQKIPRELFESARIDGAGPLREFATVTLPHLRGELMVALVFTTTFALRNFDIVWNTTSGGPGDSTKVASIFIYQDAFVSRSVGSASATGVLLTAVILVVTGAIMLAFRDRSAA, from the coding sequence CTGGTCCGCGTTCCAGGAGACGAAGACGTCGTGAGGCGCGGTCGTCTCTGGAGACCTCTCTTCATCGTCCCGGCGCTCGCGGTGTACGCGCTGTTCGTGCTGTGGCCGCTGACCCAGACCGTGCGGTACTCGCTGTACGACTGGGACGGCATCACCGTCGCCACCCCCGTCGGAGCGCGCAACTACGTCGAGGCCCTGTCCGACCCGGCGATCCGCGACGCGCTGGTGCACTCGCTCGTCTTCGTCGTGTTCTACGCGATGCTGCCCGCCGCGGTCGGACTGGTGATCGCCGGCGTCTTCGCCAGGATCCGCGTGCGCGGCATGACGTTCTTCCGCGCCGTGCTCTTCGTCCCGCAGGTGCTCGCCACGGTCGTCGTCGCGGTGTCGTGGCGCTGGATCTACGCCGAGGACGGGCCGCTCAACCAGGTGCTCGGGCTCGTCGGGCTCGACCGACTCGCCCGGGCCTGGCTCGGCGGCTTCACGACCGCGCTGCCCGCCGTCGGGCTCATCGGCACGTGGATCATGTCCGGCCTCTGCATGGTGCTGTTCGTCGCCGGCGTGCAGAAGATCCCGCGCGAGCTGTTCGAGTCCGCACGCATCGACGGGGCAGGACCGCTGCGCGAGTTCGCGACCGTCACGCTGCCGCACCTGCGCGGCGAGCTGATGGTCGCGCTCGTCTTCACCACGACGTTCGCGCTGCGCAACTTCGACATCGTGTGGAACACGACGTCCGGCGGACCCGGAGACTCCACCAAGGTGGCGAGCATCTTCATCTACCAGGACGCCTTCGTGTCGCGGTCGGTCGGCTCCGCGTCGGCGACCGGGGTGCTGCTGACGGCGGTCATCCTCGTGGTGACAGGCGCGATCATGCTGGCGTTCCGCGACAGGAGTGCGGCGTGA
- the rpsB gene encoding 30S ribosomal protein S2 encodes MAVVTMRNLLESGVHFGHQTRRWDPKMKRYIFTERNGIYIIDLQKTLTYIDSAYAFVKNTVARGGSVLFIGTKKQAQEAIEEQAKRVGMPYVTHRWLGGMLTNFQTVHKRLQRLKELEEIGSAGAEGSVRTKKERLILDRERSKLDRTLGGIRDMARLPDAVWVVDTKKEHIAVDEAKKLGIPVVAILDTNCDPDLVDFPIPGNDDAIRAVGLLTRVVADAVADGLIARSAASEGEEPRGTAAADEPLAEWERELLQSSQAEAGQNGNGSGRTVAAATEAPVTEVPAAEASAAEASATEAPATDAPVAEAPVAETPVAEAPAVETPVAETPAAEAPVAETPAAEAPAAETPAAEELAAETPAAEAPAAETAPTEESAATDAPAPDAAPAADPGTEQS; translated from the coding sequence ATGGCCGTGGTCACCATGCGGAACCTGCTCGAGTCGGGCGTGCACTTCGGGCACCAGACTCGGCGCTGGGACCCGAAGATGAAGCGCTACATCTTCACCGAGCGCAATGGCATCTACATCATCGACCTGCAGAAGACGCTCACGTACATCGACTCGGCGTACGCGTTCGTCAAGAACACGGTCGCCCGCGGCGGCTCGGTGCTGTTCATCGGCACCAAGAAGCAGGCGCAGGAGGCGATCGAGGAGCAGGCCAAGCGGGTCGGCATGCCCTACGTCACCCACCGCTGGCTCGGCGGCATGCTCACCAACTTCCAGACCGTGCACAAGCGCCTGCAGCGGCTGAAGGAGCTCGAGGAGATCGGCTCCGCCGGCGCCGAGGGCTCGGTGCGCACCAAGAAGGAGCGCCTGATCCTCGACCGCGAGCGCAGCAAGCTCGACCGCACGCTCGGCGGCATCAGGGACATGGCGCGGCTCCCCGACGCCGTGTGGGTCGTCGACACCAAGAAGGAGCACATCGCCGTCGACGAGGCCAAGAAGCTCGGCATCCCCGTCGTCGCGATCCTCGACACCAACTGCGACCCCGACCTCGTCGACTTCCCGATCCCGGGCAACGACGACGCGATCCGCGCGGTCGGTCTGCTGACTCGCGTCGTGGCCGACGCCGTCGCCGACGGTCTCATCGCCCGCTCTGCCGCGAGCGAGGGCGAGGAGCCGCGTGGCACCGCCGCCGCCGACGAGCCGCTCGCCGAGTGGGAGCGCGAGCTCCTACAGAGCAGCCAGGCCGAGGCCGGACAGAACGGCAACGGCTCGGGCCGGACGGTCGCCGCCGCCACCGAGGCTCCTGTCACCGAGGTCCCTGCCGCGGAGGCATCTGCCGCGGAGGCATCTGCGACGGAGGCACCTGCGACGGACGCCCCCGTGGCCGAGGCACCTGTGGCCGAGACCCCCGTGGCCGAGGCGCCGGCTGTCGAGACTCCCGTGGCCGAGACCCCTGCGGCTGAGGCGCCGGTGGCCGAGACCCCCGCGGCCGAGGCACCGGCTGCCGAGACCCCTGCGGCCGAGGAACTGGCTGCCGAGACCCCTGCGGCCGAGGCACCGGCTGCCGAGACCGCGCCGACCGAGGAGTCCGCCGCGACGGACGCCCCGGCCCCCGACGCTGCGCCTGCGGCCGATCCCGGCACCGAGCAGAGCTGA
- a CDS encoding ABC transporter permease subunit, with amino-acid sequence MRTSRTERLLGYAILVLGAVAAVYPFVSILALATSRPGERVSGFAVPTSLYLGNFTRAWTEGAFSWALTSSLVVAVCVVVGTIVLAVPAAYAFAHARGVALAAVFTLMTVGLVMPYEALIIPLYEMFRGWGLLNTWWALILPQIGLSLSFAILWLRTAFRQVPPSLEEAASIDGASRLRTLVSVLVPVVRPAVLTLATLLFLFAWNEFLLALVLVPDERHVQTAPLALSFFAGNRRNNDPAVTAAAAVLVALPVLIAYVFLQRRFISGMLAGAVKE; translated from the coding sequence GTGAGGACGAGCCGCACCGAGCGCCTGCTCGGCTACGCCATCCTGGTCCTGGGTGCCGTGGCCGCGGTGTACCCGTTCGTGTCGATCCTGGCGCTGGCGACGAGCCGGCCGGGGGAGCGGGTCAGCGGATTCGCCGTACCGACGAGCCTCTACCTCGGCAACTTCACCCGGGCGTGGACCGAGGGCGCCTTCAGCTGGGCACTGACGTCGAGCCTGGTCGTCGCGGTGTGCGTCGTGGTGGGCACGATCGTGCTCGCCGTGCCCGCGGCGTACGCCTTCGCGCACGCCAGGGGAGTGGCACTCGCCGCCGTCTTCACGCTCATGACGGTCGGGTTGGTGATGCCGTACGAGGCGCTGATCATCCCGCTGTACGAGATGTTCCGCGGCTGGGGCCTGCTGAACACCTGGTGGGCGCTGATCCTGCCGCAGATCGGCCTGTCGCTGTCGTTCGCGATCCTGTGGCTGCGCACGGCGTTCCGGCAGGTGCCGCCGAGCCTGGAGGAGGCGGCGTCGATCGACGGCGCGTCGCGGCTGCGCACGCTCGTGTCCGTGCTCGTGCCCGTCGTCCGGCCGGCGGTGCTCACGCTCGCGACGCTGCTGTTCCTCTTCGCCTGGAACGAGTTCCTGCTCGCGCTGGTGCTCGTGCCCGACGAGCGGCACGTGCAGACCGCGCCGCTCGCGCTGTCGTTCTTCGCGGGCAACCGCAGGAACAACGACCCCGCCGTGACCGCCGCCGCGGCCGTCCTCGTGGCGCTGCCGGTGCTGATCGCGTACGTCTTCCTCCAGCGCCGCTTCATCAGCGGCATGCTGGCCGGTGCCGTCAAGGAGTAG
- a CDS encoding ribosome recycling factor, producing MIDETLFEAEEKMEKAVEVAKDDFAAIRTGRAHPAMFSKIYVDYYGAPTPLNQLASFHIPEARMVIITPYDKSSLDAVERAIRNSDLGVNPTNDGTIVRIVLPDLTKERRKEYIKVARTKAEDAKVAIRNVRRHAKDALDKLVKDGETGEDDVHRAEKELEDVTHKHVAQIDEVLKHKEDELSEV from the coding sequence GTGATCGACGAGACACTCTTCGAGGCCGAGGAGAAGATGGAGAAGGCCGTCGAGGTCGCCAAGGACGACTTCGCCGCGATTCGCACCGGGCGTGCGCACCCGGCGATGTTCAGCAAGATCTACGTCGACTACTACGGTGCGCCGACGCCGCTGAACCAGCTCGCGTCCTTCCACATCCCGGAGGCGCGCATGGTCATCATCACGCCCTACGACAAGTCGTCGCTCGACGCCGTCGAGCGGGCGATCAGGAACAGCGACCTCGGCGTCAACCCCACGAACGACGGCACGATCGTCCGCATCGTGTTGCCCGACCTCACCAAGGAGCGGCGCAAGGAGTACATCAAAGTCGCCCGCACCAAGGCCGAGGACGCCAAGGTGGCGATCAGGAACGTCAGGCGCCATGCCAAGGACGCCCTCGACAAGCTGGTGAAGGACGGCGAGACGGGCGAGGACGACGTCCATCGGGCAGAGAAGGAGCTCGAGGACGTCACCCACAAGCACGTCGCGCAGATCGACGAGGTGCTCAAGCACAAGGAAGACGAGCTCTCCGAGGTATGA
- a CDS encoding elongation factor Ts, whose translation MANFTAADIRRLRELTAVGMLDTKNALVEADGDFDKAVEILRLRTAKEVNKRQSRTATNGLVAARLDGPASGVLVEVNCETDFVAKNERFQDLGTALARQVAESDPADVDALLASTLDGRTVQEQVDEVSAAIGEKLQVRRIAALGGNGRHVFLYLHRTDPDLPPQIGVLVELDADEAELGKEIAQNVAAMSPRFLSRDDVPAESVETTRREAEQMARDEGKPEQVVPKIVEGRINSFFKDVVLVEQIFAKDGKKTVKALLGEKGVNVTGFARFRVGESQEAADSAS comes from the coding sequence ATGGCGAACTTCACCGCGGCCGACATCCGGCGGCTCCGTGAGCTGACGGCGGTCGGCATGCTCGACACCAAGAACGCGTTGGTGGAGGCCGACGGCGACTTCGACAAGGCCGTGGAGATCCTCCGCCTCAGGACCGCCAAGGAAGTCAACAAGCGGCAGAGCCGTACCGCCACCAACGGCCTGGTGGCCGCGCGGCTCGACGGCCCGGCGTCCGGCGTCCTGGTCGAGGTCAACTGCGAGACCGACTTCGTCGCCAAGAACGAGCGGTTCCAGGACCTCGGCACCGCGCTCGCCCGCCAGGTCGCCGAGTCCGATCCCGCCGACGTCGACGCCCTCCTGGCGTCGACGCTCGACGGCAGGACCGTGCAGGAGCAGGTCGACGAGGTCAGCGCCGCGATCGGCGAGAAGCTCCAGGTGCGCCGCATCGCCGCGCTCGGCGGGAACGGCCGCCACGTCTTCCTCTACTTGCACCGCACCGACCCCGACCTGCCGCCGCAGATCGGCGTGCTCGTGGAGCTCGACGCCGACGAGGCGGAGCTGGGCAAGGAGATCGCCCAGAACGTCGCTGCCATGTCGCCGCGGTTCCTGTCGCGCGACGACGTGCCGGCCGAGAGCGTCGAGACCACGCGCCGCGAGGCCGAGCAGATGGCCAGGGACGAGGGCAAGCCCGAGCAGGTCGTGCCGAAGATCGTCGAGGGCCGGATCAACTCGTTCTTCAAGGACGTCGTGCTCGTCGAGCAGATCTTCGCCAAGGACGGCAAGAAGACCGTCAAGGCGCTGCTGGGGGAGAAGGGCGTCAACGTCACCGGCTTCGCCCGCTTCCGCGTGGGGGAGAGCCAGGAGGCGGCCGACTCCGCCTCCTAG
- a CDS encoding extracellular solute-binding protein — protein MWSALGQDDPSDQVPGGHVQTTRLGLGILAATALLVTACGAPGTPATERSADATTIDAPLTKEDVAKLGDVTLRVWADSGDKATLDHYVPRFEKDFPNVDVQVTIKSFDDLTKTVVNAMNGDNPPDVAQGNQGYQVDGALVQAGLVRPLDDVAEAYGWADDFEGYPLDQFRWNDKGTQWGSGKLYGISPVTQYIGVFHNERLLDKAGVRPPKTYEELEASLPKIAASGTTPIEFGNSDKQASMHLFGALAGRCQAADDVNDWVAGVKGTSFVDDCNRSAAGTLRDWVKKGYVSSGYDGVTMDDAAVRFAKGSAAYYIGGDWLAQQISPHGKQFGFTVPTGANDKRVITGGSGMGWHISAKSKSTEAAAAFIAGLHEADYAQALVDQVRVPIVEADVKAEDPLLDDDLVAARALLDDNGQTAYLDWSTDTMYDEFGSRLQELLAGRIGPDEFLRAVQENWSAFQETKTS, from the coding sequence ATCTGGTCTGCTCTGGGTCAGGATGACCCCTCGGACCAAGTTCCAGGAGGACACGTGCAGACGACCCGCCTCGGCCTCGGGATTCTCGCCGCGACAGCGCTGCTGGTCACGGCCTGTGGCGCGCCCGGCACCCCCGCGACGGAGCGCTCGGCCGACGCGACGACGATCGACGCGCCCCTCACCAAGGAGGACGTCGCGAAGCTCGGCGACGTCACGCTGCGGGTCTGGGCGGACTCCGGTGACAAGGCCACCCTCGACCACTACGTGCCGCGGTTCGAGAAGGACTTCCCCAACGTCGACGTGCAGGTGACCATCAAGAGCTTCGACGACCTCACCAAGACCGTCGTCAACGCCATGAACGGAGACAACCCGCCGGACGTCGCCCAGGGCAACCAGGGCTACCAGGTCGACGGCGCGCTCGTGCAGGCCGGGCTCGTCCGCCCACTCGACGACGTGGCGGAGGCGTACGGCTGGGCCGACGACTTCGAGGGCTACCCGCTCGACCAGTTCCGGTGGAACGACAAGGGCACCCAGTGGGGCTCGGGCAAGCTGTACGGCATTTCGCCGGTCACCCAGTACATCGGTGTGTTCCACAACGAGCGGCTGCTCGACAAGGCAGGGGTGCGGCCGCCGAAGACGTACGAGGAGCTCGAGGCGTCGCTGCCGAAGATCGCCGCGTCGGGCACGACGCCGATCGAGTTCGGCAACTCCGACAAGCAGGCGAGCATGCACCTGTTCGGCGCGCTCGCCGGTCGATGCCAGGCGGCGGACGACGTCAACGACTGGGTCGCCGGGGTCAAGGGCACGTCGTTCGTCGACGACTGCAACAGGAGCGCGGCCGGCACCCTGCGCGACTGGGTGAAGAAGGGCTACGTCTCGTCCGGCTACGACGGCGTGACGATGGACGACGCGGCCGTCCGGTTCGCCAAGGGCTCCGCCGCGTACTACATCGGCGGTGACTGGCTCGCCCAGCAGATCTCGCCGCACGGCAAGCAGTTCGGGTTCACCGTGCCCACGGGTGCGAACGACAAGCGCGTCATCACCGGTGGGTCCGGCATGGGCTGGCACATCAGCGCGAAGTCGAAGAGCACCGAGGCCGCCGCCGCGTTCATCGCCGGACTCCACGAGGCCGACTACGCGCAGGCGCTCGTCGACCAGGTGCGGGTGCCGATCGTGGAGGCCGACGTGAAGGCCGAGGACCCGTTGCTGGACGACGACCTCGTCGCGGCTCGGGCACTGCTCGACGACAACGGCCAGACCGCGTACCTGGACTGGTCGACCGACACGATGTACGACGAGTTCGGGTCGAGGCTGCAGGAGCTGCTCGCCGGTCGCATCGGCCCCGACGAGTTCCTGCGGGCGGTGCAGGAGAACTGGTCCGCGTTCCAGGAGACGAAGACGTCGTGA
- a CDS encoding TIM barrel protein, with amino-acid sequence MSVRPSIGTAPVSFGIFGALTPDDLGRAPARVLEAMAEAGYTGSELGPPGFFGTPERTRRAYAAAGLQVLAAYVPLHLAASDEVVRHDLDAMRRTLEELATAGGPGALAVLADEGDAGLVRDPFRAGDRSRGLGTGAWRRAVDRLEAARGLAHAHGVEVSFHPHYATYVQESWEIDRLLATTDLPLCLDSGHFHAGGADPAAYAARHAGRINHVHVKDVHDAVLRRAEADRDPDLEGWWAGLACPLGTGDVGLGSFLSALWDAGYAGWLVVEQDRAPVTPDTWDSVNRDQRHNRAWLEGAWPPPRT; translated from the coding sequence ATGAGCGTGCGCCCCTCGATCGGCACCGCGCCCGTCAGCTTCGGGATCTTCGGCGCGCTCACACCGGACGACCTCGGCCGCGCGCCGGCGCGGGTGCTCGAGGCGATGGCCGAGGCCGGGTACACCGGCAGCGAGCTCGGGCCACCAGGCTTCTTCGGCACGCCGGAGCGGACGAGGCGCGCGTACGCGGCCGCGGGCCTGCAGGTGCTCGCCGCCTACGTGCCGCTGCACCTCGCCGCGTCCGACGAGGTCGTGCGGCACGATCTCGACGCGATGCGCCGCACGCTGGAGGAGCTGGCGACCGCGGGCGGCCCGGGCGCGCTGGCGGTGCTCGCCGACGAGGGCGACGCGGGGCTGGTCCGCGACCCGTTCCGCGCCGGCGACCGGTCGCGGGGGCTGGGCACCGGCGCCTGGCGGCGCGCGGTGGACCGCCTGGAGGCGGCCCGGGGGCTCGCGCACGCGCACGGCGTCGAGGTGTCGTTCCACCCGCACTACGCGACCTACGTGCAGGAGAGCTGGGAGATCGACCGCCTGCTGGCGACCACCGACCTCCCGCTGTGTCTCGACAGCGGTCACTTCCACGCCGGCGGCGCCGATCCCGCGGCGTACGCGGCACGGCACGCCGGCCGGATCAACCACGTGCACGTCAAGGATGTCCACGACGCGGTGCTGCGCAGGGCCGAGGCCGACCGTGACCCGGACCTCGAGGGCTGGTGGGCCGGTCTCGCCTGCCCGCTCGGCACCGGCGACGTCGGCCTCGGCTCGTTCCTCTCCGCGCTGTGGGACGCCGGGTACGCCGGCTGGCTGGTCGTGGAGCAGGACCGGGCCCCCGTCACGCCGGACACCTGGGACTCCGTCAACCGCGACCAGCGGCACAACCGCGCCTGGCTGGAGGGTGCCTGGCCGCCTCCCCGCACCTGA
- a CDS encoding UMP kinase has translation MPVEREKYHTAWRRVLLKVSGEAFAGPEPLGIHPPTVETIADAVAEVVREGVETAIVVGGGNMFRGSMLAARGMDRGRGDYMGMLGTVINCLALQDRLEKLGIDTRVQTAITMGQVAEPYIPRRATRHLEKGRVVIFGAGLGAPYFSTDTCAAQRALEVGAQAVLKGTQVDGVYDADPRTHPDAVRFDRLDYSEVLSRSLKVMDATAISLCMDNDLPIVVFDLMGPGNIVRAVRGEKIGTLVAPVAR, from the coding sequence ATCCCCGTCGAGCGCGAGAAGTACCACACCGCATGGCGGCGGGTCCTGCTCAAGGTTTCCGGCGAGGCGTTCGCGGGTCCGGAGCCCCTGGGCATCCACCCGCCGACCGTCGAGACCATCGCCGACGCGGTGGCCGAGGTGGTCCGCGAGGGCGTCGAGACCGCGATCGTCGTCGGCGGCGGCAACATGTTCCGCGGCTCGATGCTCGCGGCCAGGGGCATGGACCGTGGCCGGGGCGACTACATGGGCATGCTCGGCACGGTGATCAACTGCCTCGCCCTGCAGGACCGGTTGGAGAAGCTCGGGATCGACACCCGGGTGCAGACCGCCATCACCATGGGCCAGGTCGCGGAGCCGTACATCCCGAGGCGGGCGACGCGGCACCTCGAGAAGGGCCGGGTCGTCATCTTCGGCGCCGGCCTTGGTGCGCCGTACTTCTCGACCGACACGTGTGCGGCGCAGCGCGCGCTCGAGGTCGGTGCCCAGGCCGTCCTCAAGGGCACGCAGGTCGACGGCGTCTACGACGCCGACCCGCGCACGCACCCCGACGCGGTGCGGTTCGACCGCCTCGACTACTCCGAGGTGCTGAGTCGCAGCCTGAAGGTCATGGACGCGACGGCCATCAGCCTCTGCATGGACAACGACCTACCGATCGTCGTCTTCGACCTGATGGGCCCGGGCAACATCGTGCGAGCCGTTCGTGGTGAGAAGATCGGGACGCTCGTCGCACCGGTGGCCAGGTGA
- a CDS encoding phosphatidate cytidylyltransferase — MDGSSRAAEGPDGVSADQPSKTKRSGRNLAAASVVGVLFGAVVLVLLYFLKPVFLVVILGFGCVGVWEFAGVLRNRGIAVPLPPLIAVVLADVLAAYFFGLAGLAVAVAVGVLALLTWRMAAGVEGYVRDATASVTVAAYVPVLIAFASLLLAPDDGAHRIVIFIAVVFASDIGGLTFGVLLGRHQLAPVISPKKSWEGLIGSVLFAAGIGSWLVWWLLDGAWWIGIVVGVLAALVGTCGDLVESVIKRDLGVKDMSSLLPGHGGVMDRLDSLTAAAPAVWATLALLAPPG; from the coding sequence CTGGACGGCTCGTCGCGGGCCGCCGAAGGCCCTGACGGGGTCTCCGCCGACCAGCCATCGAAGACGAAGAGGTCGGGGCGCAATCTCGCCGCCGCGTCCGTCGTGGGCGTGCTCTTCGGCGCCGTGGTCCTGGTCCTGCTCTACTTCCTCAAGCCGGTCTTCCTGGTCGTGATCCTCGGGTTCGGCTGCGTCGGAGTCTGGGAGTTCGCCGGCGTCCTGCGCAACCGGGGCATCGCCGTCCCGTTGCCGCCGCTGATCGCGGTGGTCCTCGCCGACGTCCTCGCGGCGTACTTCTTCGGGCTCGCGGGTCTCGCCGTTGCCGTCGCCGTCGGCGTGCTCGCCCTGCTGACCTGGCGCATGGCGGCCGGTGTCGAGGGATACGTGCGCGACGCCACCGCGTCGGTGACCGTCGCCGCGTACGTGCCCGTCCTCATCGCCTTCGCGTCCCTGCTCCTGGCGCCCGACGACGGCGCGCACCGGATCGTCATCTTCATCGCCGTGGTGTTCGCGAGCGATATTGGCGGCCTGACGTTCGGCGTCCTGCTGGGCCGCCACCAGCTCGCCCCCGTCATCAGCCCGAAGAAGTCGTGGGAGGGCCTGATCGGCTCGGTCCTCTTCGCCGCCGGCATCGGCTCCTGGCTGGTCTGGTGGCTGCTCGACGGGGCGTGGTGGATCGGCATCGTGGTCGGCGTCCTGGCCGCTCTGGTCGGCACCTGCGGTGACCTGGTCGAGTCGGTGATCAAGCGCGACCTCGGCGTCAAGGACATGTCGTCGCTGCTCCCTGGCCACGGCGGCGTGATGGACCGCCTCGACTCCCTCACCGCCGCCGCCCCCGCGGTCTGGGCCACCCTGGCCCTCCTCGCCCCACCGGGCTGA
- a CDS encoding gfo/Idh/MocA family oxidoreductase, whose product MADGRPVRIGVVGLGLIAQAVHLQNLHTLREQLPVTYVCDLSATLAAQVAAEWGVPCHTADIDDVLASPDVDAVLLLTPGTHAELAYRALRAGKHVLAEKPLAHTVRECRELAALAGEAGLVLQVGYMKMYDPAVTRARAELPGVGVPRLVRVTVLHPADEPQAAHQRQVRHRDGDPGAAAAAVAYERARLDEALGAIGDPYRALYDEVLNGSVCHQLSLLRSVFGEAPLRWSYAQLGTSTAGARLEEPPQLQAVGTLGESQLVLSWNWLPDYPEYEEELAVFGSAGRLRLALPGPYLRDHRAELVVERLDGDDRAATRFRADHGTGFTRELQAFHLAVASGGPVLSTAAGAAYDTDALQRLVHVLAGDGS is encoded by the coding sequence ATGGCTGACGGCAGGCCGGTCAGGATCGGCGTCGTCGGGCTCGGGCTGATCGCCCAGGCGGTGCACCTGCAGAACCTGCACACCCTGCGGGAGCAGCTGCCCGTCACGTACGTCTGCGACCTCTCGGCCACCCTCGCTGCGCAGGTCGCGGCGGAGTGGGGCGTGCCGTGCCACACCGCCGACATCGACGACGTCCTGGCGTCGCCGGACGTCGACGCCGTCCTCCTCCTCACGCCCGGCACGCACGCGGAGCTCGCGTACCGCGCCCTGCGCGCCGGCAAGCACGTGCTCGCCGAGAAACCCCTCGCGCACACGGTGCGAGAGTGCCGCGAGCTCGCGGCGCTGGCGGGCGAGGCGGGTCTGGTGCTGCAGGTCGGCTACATGAAGATGTACGACCCCGCGGTTACACGCGCACGCGCCGAGCTGCCCGGCGTCGGCGTGCCGCGGTTGGTCCGGGTGACCGTGCTCCACCCGGCCGACGAGCCGCAGGCCGCGCACCAGCGGCAGGTGCGCCACCGCGACGGCGACCCCGGCGCTGCCGCCGCGGCTGTCGCGTACGAGAGGGCGCGTCTCGACGAGGCGCTCGGCGCGATCGGCGACCCGTATCGCGCGCTCTACGACGAGGTGCTGAACGGGTCGGTGTGCCACCAGCTGTCGCTGCTGCGCTCCGTCTTCGGTGAGGCGCCGCTGCGCTGGTCGTACGCGCAGCTCGGCACGTCCACCGCGGGCGCCCGGCTGGAGGAGCCGCCGCAGCTGCAGGCGGTGGGCACGCTCGGCGAGTCCCAGCTCGTGCTGTCGTGGAACTGGCTGCCCGACTATCCCGAGTACGAGGAGGAGCTCGCGGTGTTCGGCTCCGCGGGCCGGCTGCGACTCGCGCTGCCCGGGCCTTACCTGCGCGACCACCGGGCCGAGCTCGTGGTCGAACGGCTGGACGGCGACGACCGTGCTGCGACGAGGTTCCGCGCCGACCACGGCACCGGGTTCACCAGGGAGCTGCAGGCGTTCCACCTGGCCGTGGCGTCGGGTGGGCCGGTGCTGTCGACCGCGGCCGGTGCGGCGTACGACACCGACGCGCTGCAGCGCCTCGTCCACGTCCTCGCCGGCGACGGCTCATGA